One window from the genome of Pyrus communis chromosome 16, drPyrComm1.1, whole genome shotgun sequence encodes:
- the LOC137721432 gene encoding 14-3-3-like protein G-BOX factor 14 kappa isoform X1 yields MASAVPENLSREQYVYLAKLAEQAERYEEMVSFMEKLVVSSTAAGTELTVEERNLLSVAYKNVIGSLRAAWRIISSIEQKEESRRNEEHVALVKQYRSKVETELSAICAGILELLQSHLVPSATTGESKVFYLKMKGDYHRYLAEFKNGDERKTAAEDTMVAYKAAQDIAASDLAPTHPIRLGLALNFSVFYYEILNSSEKACSMAKQAFEEAIAELDTLGEESYKDSTLIMQLLRDNLTLWTSDLQEQMDEA; encoded by the exons ATGGCTTCCGCCGTCCCAGAAAACCTCAGCCGCGAGCAGTACGTGTACCTGGCGAAGCTCGCCGAGCAGGCCGAGCGCTACGAGGAGATGGTGAGCTTCATGGAGAAGCTCGTGGTGAGCTCCACCGCCGCCGGGACCGAGCTGACGGTGGAAGAGCGCAATCTGCTCAGCGTCGCCTACAAGAATGTCATCGGCTCGCTCCGCGCGGCCTGGCGCATAATCTCGTCGATCGAGCAGAAGGAGGAAAGCCGTCGCAACGAGGAGCACGTGGCGCTCGTCAAGCAGTACAGATCCAAGGTGGAGACTGAGCTCTCCGCCATCTGCGCTGGAATCCTGGAGCTCCTGCAATCGCACCTTGTTCCTTCGGCGACCACAGGAGAGTCCAAGGTCTTCTACTTGAAGATGAAGGGCGATTATCATCGATACCTCGCCGAGTTCAAAAATGGCGACGAGAGGAAGACTGCCGCCGAGGACACCATGGTTGCATACAAGGCTGCTCAG GATATTGCGGCGAGTGATTTGGCGCCCACGCATCCAATAAGGTTGGGGCTGGCGCTCAACTTTTCGGTGTTTTACTACGAGATCCTCAACTCCTCGGAGAAAGCTTGTAGCATGGCTAAACAG GCTTTTGAGGAAGCTATTGCTGAACTTGATACACTGGGAGAGGAATCGTACAAGGATAGCACTTTGATTATGCAACTGCTGAGGGACAACCTCACTCTCTGGACTTCAGATTTGCAG GAGCAGATGGACGAGGCTTAA
- the LOC137721432 gene encoding 14-3-3-like protein G-BOX factor 14 kappa isoform X2, translating into MASAVPENLSREQYVYLAKLAEQAERYEEMVSFMEKLVVSSTAAGTELTVEERNLLSVAYKNVIGSLRAAWRIISSIEQKEESRRNEEHVALVKQYRSKVETELSAICAGILELLQSHLVPSATTGESKVFYLKMKGDYHRYLAEFKNGDERKTAAEDTMVAYKAAQDIAASDLAPTHPIRLGLALNFSVFYYEILNSSEKACSMAKQAFEEAIAELDTLGEESYKDSTLIMQLLRDNLTLWTSDLQQEQMDEA; encoded by the exons ATGGCTTCCGCCGTCCCAGAAAACCTCAGCCGCGAGCAGTACGTGTACCTGGCGAAGCTCGCCGAGCAGGCCGAGCGCTACGAGGAGATGGTGAGCTTCATGGAGAAGCTCGTGGTGAGCTCCACCGCCGCCGGGACCGAGCTGACGGTGGAAGAGCGCAATCTGCTCAGCGTCGCCTACAAGAATGTCATCGGCTCGCTCCGCGCGGCCTGGCGCATAATCTCGTCGATCGAGCAGAAGGAGGAAAGCCGTCGCAACGAGGAGCACGTGGCGCTCGTCAAGCAGTACAGATCCAAGGTGGAGACTGAGCTCTCCGCCATCTGCGCTGGAATCCTGGAGCTCCTGCAATCGCACCTTGTTCCTTCGGCGACCACAGGAGAGTCCAAGGTCTTCTACTTGAAGATGAAGGGCGATTATCATCGATACCTCGCCGAGTTCAAAAATGGCGACGAGAGGAAGACTGCCGCCGAGGACACCATGGTTGCATACAAGGCTGCTCAG GATATTGCGGCGAGTGATTTGGCGCCCACGCATCCAATAAGGTTGGGGCTGGCGCTCAACTTTTCGGTGTTTTACTACGAGATCCTCAACTCCTCGGAGAAAGCTTGTAGCATGGCTAAACAG GCTTTTGAGGAAGCTATTGCTGAACTTGATACACTGGGAGAGGAATCGTACAAGGATAGCACTTTGATTATGCAACTGCTGAGGGACAACCTCACTCTCTGGACTTCAGATTTGCAG CAGGAGCAGATGGACGAGGCTTAA